In Metopolophium dirhodum isolate CAU chromosome 7, ASM1992520v1, whole genome shotgun sequence, one genomic interval encodes:
- the LOC132948678 gene encoding DNA-directed RNA polymerase II subunit Rpb4-like, translating to MAQHMNAAVDEDAALLQFPKEFENAETLLISEVNMLLKFRKNQNESAEEEQEFSEVFNKTLTYTEQCSKFKNKETIVAVRNLLAGKKLHKFELASIGNLCPQLADEAKSLIPSLEGRFDDDELQQILDDIQAKLSIQY from the exons ATGGCTCAACATATGAACGCTGCTGTAGATGAAGACGCAGCGCTATTGCAATTTCCCAAAGAATTTGAAAACGCTGAAACCTTGCTTATTTCCGAA GTAAATATGTTGTTGAAATTTCGCAAGAACCAAAATGAAAGTGCGGAGGAAGAACAagaattttctgaagtctttaACAAAACTTTGACTTACACAGAACAGTGTTCcaaattcaaaaacaaagaaACCATTGTTGCCGTAAGGAACTTACTTGCCGGCAAAAAATTACACAAGTTTGAACTGGCGTCAATCGGTAACTTATGCCCACAACTCGCCGATGAAGCCAAATCACTTATACCCAGTTTGGAAGGTAGATTTGATGACgatgaattacaacaaattctAGATGACATACAAGCTAAATTAAGTAttcagtattaa